The genomic DNA TATAATTATTGGAACCTGTAGTTGAGATATAATTAGAATTAAAATGCCATTTTTTATTCATAATACCATTATGTTTCCAATATAATTGCCAATATCTGTTATGGTAATTGCTGGAAAATTTTTTATTGCACATTTTATTATTTTCTACGAGATCTAAAATGAATAATCCAGTTCCTGGTTTAATTGAATAACGTATTTCTGTTTCTAATTTTGTTCCTAGGTTAGATGTATAACATGGAGAGATGCTGCCTGAGTAGTGTTTTGAGAAATTAATAGGGCAAGGTATTTTAAAGATTAATCCACTTTTGCTACTGTATTTAATATTAGGTATGTAGTATCCTAAGACATTATTTTGATGTAAAGATAGTGATAAATAAGGGCTATAGAATATTGGTATTTTTTTTATTTTAAGACAAGCATTCCACACATCTATCTTATGTTTATGATGATCATAAAGCATTTCTGATCCTGTTATGTTCCAATAATTTTTGTTTTCAATACAAGAAGTACACTTTCCTTGTTTAACAATAGTATAACGATTTTTCCCCCTCTGCATTATAGAATTTGCTGTTCCATGAATAGGAGGAGGTTCTGAGAAATGATATGTGGCTTCATGAATATCTATATTTTTATTATAAAAATTAATCCAAGCATGGGATCCAGTTAATATAATATAGTTGTTGTTATAGCTAACATGGCCACAAGCATACAGTGTATTGTATAATACCTCGTTTTTTTCGTTAAGTGATATTATTAATTTGTCGGACATGAAAACGTTATTATCTTGTTTCATATTGACATCCCCAGAAAACTGAATTTTATTAGGATAATAAATATCTAGTTCATCGGATGACACATAGATGGGTTGATCAATAGAAAAGAGATTGTTGATTACAGGAATTTGCAGACAATTAGATGCATGAGCCAAAAAATAAAATTGAGTACAAAATATTATAAAAATTGCATTAATGATAGTGTTTTTAAAAAAAAACTTAATAATCATTGATTAAACTATTTTGACACATGTTGCTCAAAAAAGAATGTGAACTTTTTATGCTTGAATAAATAAGTATATTATATAGTATATTTATTACTGTATTATCTTATTAATTAATTATCATGATTTTTTAAATATTTTTTATAAATTAATGAGTAGTGATTTTTTATGTTTTGTATCTATGTAGGTATTGGTTCATTTAGATGTGAAAAAATATACTAACATGTATTTCTTAGAGTAACATTAAATTCGAATTATTTGTAATTTTTACTGGTTTACATACGCCATTTTTTTAGTATTTAATATTAATTTCCAATAATAGACTTCATTTATTGAAATATTTACATGAATTATTTTTTAATTAAGTGATTTAAGAATAAAAGCAGATAATAATCAATGTTTATCATTTTAGGTTATGTTTATATTCTTGCATTTATATATAATATAAAGAGTACAGCAATATTTGATTCGTATTATTTTATAATATATTTTCTGGTAATTTTGATACAAATTTTTTAATTATTTTAATTCACAATATTATTGTGAAATTTTTCATACACATGTATGCCAATACGTTTATATTTTTTATTATTGCAATTTATTTTAAATATGATGGTTGGTTATTTTCATATTTTTTAATAGCAGCATCGTATTGTAAAGTTAAGCTAATATTGTCTATTTTATTAAGCATACAACGTCTATGGAAATCATTTATTTCAAAAAAATACTTTTTTTTGTTATGTACGTAAATCATTTGTTCATGTAAATTCACAGTAAAAGATATACCTTTTTTTTGTGTTGAAATTTCTTTAAATAAATCATTTATTTTTAATTCTGATAAAGTTATAAGCAACAAGCGATTATTAAAACTATTTTTATGAAAAATATCTGCAAAACTTGGAGCTATGATAACTTTGAATCCATAATCCATGAGTGCCCATACCGCATGTTCGCGAGATGATCCACATCCAAAATTTCTTCGGGTTAGCAAAATGGTAGCATGTTTATAATGCGGATCATTTAATACAAAATTTGGATTTAAGATTTGAGGTGTATTTTCAAGAAATCGCCAATTAAAAAACAAGTATAATCCAAAATCAGAGCGAGTAGTAGCTTGTAAAAATTGTTTAGGGATTATAGTGTCAGTATCGATATCAGAAATATCAAGCGGCAAAACTATACCAGTATGTTGAGTAAATTGAATCATATGTACGCATACGTCCTATATATATCATTTAAATTTTCGAATATCTACAAAGCGTCCAGCAATGGCGGCAGCTGCCGCCATTGCTGGACTGACTAAATGAGTGCGACTCCCACGCCCTTGACGACCTTCAAAGTTCCGGTTGCTAGTAGAAGCACATCGTTCACCTGCTTCGAGTCTATCATTATTCATAGCTAGACACATAGAACAACCAGGTAAACGCCACTCGAATCCTGCTTGTATGAAGATCTTATTTAATCCTTCTTTTTCTGCTTGATTTTTTACTAACTTAGATCCGGGTACTACAATTGCTTGTGTATTTTTGGAAATATGATGTCCTTTAATTGTTTGTGCTGCTACACGTAAATCTTCAATACGTGAGTTAGTGCATGACCCTATGAATACTTTATCAATAGAAACATCTGTTAAATAAGTATTGGATTGAAGTTTCATGTAAATTAAAGCACGTTCAGCAGAATTGCGTTCTATAGGATCTATAAAAGACTCTATAGATGGGATCGGTTGGTCAATAGAGATAACTTGACTAGGATTAGTTCCCCAGGTTACTTGTGGATTAACATTAGATACGTCAAAATCAAATTTTTTATCGAAGTGAGCATCGTGGTCGGAATATAAAGTTTTCCAATATAGTAACGCTTGTTTCCAATCCTTTCCGGTTGGAGAAAATTTACGATTTTTTAAATAATCGTAAGTAGTTCTATCTGGTGCTATTAAAGCAGAAGTTGCTCCCATTTCAATAGCCATATTACAAAGGGTCATGCGTTCTTCCATGCTTAAGAGAGTGATAATAGGTCCACAAAACTCTACTACATGCCCGGATCCTCCTCCATGCCCAATTTTTCCAATAATTGCTAAAATTATATCTTTGGCTGTAATTTGAGGAGCGATAATACCTGAAAGGTTAATTTGCATTGATTTATATCGAATTTGTTGTAAAGTTTGTGTTGCTAATACATGTTCTATCTCTGATGTTCCTATCCCAAAAGCTAAAGCACCGAAAGCTCCATGAGTAGCAGTATGAGAATCTCCGCATACGATAGTCATACCGGGTAATGTTATGCCTTGCTCTGGTGCTAAAACATGAACTATTCCTTGATAAGGATGATTTAAACCAAATAACGTAATTCCAAAATCTTTACAATTTTTTGTTAATCTATCTAATTGCTCTTTAGCCATACTTCCAGAATGATTAATATTTGTTGTTGTAGTGGGGACATTATGATCCATAGTGGCAAATGTTTTATTTGGTTGTCTAACTATACGTTTTTTTAGACGTAGTGCTTCAAAAGCCTGGGGTGATGTAACTTCATGCAATAAATGTCTATCAATATATAATATTGGAACATCGTCTTTATTTTCATAAACTATATGTGCATCGTATAACTTCTGGTATAAGGATTTTCCCATATTATTTTTCTCTTTCGTTTTTAATTAACGCAGCTATAATATCACCCATTTCGTTAGTGCTTATACTTTTTTCATGTTTTTTTGCTATATCAATAGTTCGATATCCTAACATTAATGCCTGAGCAACTGCTTTTTCAATTTCAATTGCAATATAATCTAATTTTAAACTATGTCTAAATAATAACGCAACAGAGAGAATATGTGCGATAGGATTAGCAATATTTTTTCCTGCAATATCCGGAGCTGACCCTCCAGAAGGTTCATACAAACCAAAATTATCTTCATTAATACTAGCAGAAGGTAGCATACCAATGGATCCGCTTATCATAGCACATTCATCAGATAGAATGTCTCCAAATAAATTTGGACATAGAATAATATCAAATTTAGAAGGATTGCTTATTAATTGCATGCTAGCATTGTCAATGTATAAGTGTTCTAATTCAACATCTGGATAATTTTTTGCAAGATGTGATACCACTTCTCTCCATAACATAGAAGTATGCAGCACGTTAGCTTTGTCTATAGAAGCTACACGTTTACGTCTTTTTTGAGCTAATTTAAAAGCAATATTGGCAATACGTTCTATTTCAAAGCGATGATAAACTGCAGTATCAAAAGCATATTCATTTAATCCTGTGCCCGAACGTCCTTGTGGTTTACCAAAATAAATACCTCCGGTTAACTCACGTACGAATATAATATCAATTCCATTTGGAATCATGTTTATATTTAAAGGAGATAATTCTTTTAATGCGCCAGAAAGATATATAGGTCTTAAATTAGCGAATAAATTAAAGTGTTTGCGTAAAGCTAATAAAGCTCCCTGTTCTGGTCTTGCTGATCCTTTTAAATGCGTCCACTGTGGTCCTCCTACTGCTCCAAATAATATAGCATCTGATTGTTCGCAATATTTTAAAGTACTATTTGGAAAAGGAGTGCCTTCGCTATTAATTGCATCTCCTCCTATTTTATGTTCTGTGGTGACAATATTGATTTGAAATTGTTTTTTTATTACATTTAAAATTTTATAAACTTGTCTTGTAGTTTCCGGTCCGATACCATCTCCTGGTAATACTGCAATATGATAATTATCATTCATAAGTATTTAGATTTTCCAAATTACTGGTTATTATTTTTTATATATTTGCGTTGAATTATCACTTGTTTCGCGCGCCAAATATTATTTAAAACATGAATCATGGCTTTTACTGAAGATTCTATTACATCTGTATCTAATCCAACTCCATGAAAATTGCGTCCTTTATACGATACAACAATATCGACTTGTCCTAACGCGTTACGACCATGTCCTTTTGCATTCAGTTGATATCTCTCTAAATTTATAGACAACTTAGAAATGTGAGTTAATGCTTCATAAATTGCATCTATTGGCCCATTACCGCTTGCCGAATGAGTGCATGTGTTGTTTCCGCAATATAATTTTACTGAAGCGTGAGCAATTCCAGAAGAGCTAGAATCTACATGAAAACATTTTAATCTGAAGAATTCTGATTGTTCTTGTTGATTATTAATGAATGCTAATGCTTCTAGATCATAATCAAATACTTGTCCTTTTTTATCTGCTAATTCTAAAAAAACATCATATAATTTATCCATGTCATAATCACTTTCTTGATAACCCATTGTTTTCATATGATGTTTTACTGCTGCTCTTCCAGATCGAGATGTAAGATTTAATTTAACATCTTTTAAGCCAATAGTTTCAGGGGTCATAATTTCATAATTTTTTCTATTTTTTAATATACCATCTTGATGAATACCTGCAGAATGAGAGAAAGCATTGGAGCCAACTATTGCTTTATTAGCTGGGATAGGGATATTACACAATTGACTAACTACTTGACTAGCTCTATAAATTTCTTGACAACGAACATTAGTATGTACCTTCAGTAAATTTTCTCGTACCTTGATGGCCATAATTATTTCTTCTAGGGCAGTATTTCCTGCTCGTTCACCAATACCATTTATAGTACCTTCAATTTGACGAGCTCCTGCCTGTATAGCTGAAATAGAATTACCAACTGCCATTCCTAAATCATCATGACAATGCACAGAAATAATAGCTTTATCAATATTGGGGACACGATTATATAAAGAAGTAATAATTTGTCCAAACTGATATGGGGTGGTGTAGCCCACTGTATCAGGAATATTAATTGTGCTTGCTCCGGATTGAATAGCAATTTCAACAATACGACATAAATTATCTATATTGGTGCGTCCAGCATCTTCGCAAGAAAACTCTATGTCATCAGTGTATTTTCTCGCATAACGTATCGCATGAACGGCCATGTCTATAATCTGATCAAAGTTTTTTTTCAATTTAGATTGAATATGTACGTTTGAAGTGGGTAAGAATATATGAATACGAAAATTTTTTGCAACTTTTAACGCTTCAGCTGCAATATCAATATCGTTATCAATACATCTAGCCAAGGCGCATACTAAACTATTTTTTATTTGTTGAGCTATTGTATGAACCGATTCAAAATCTCCTGGAGAAGATATCGGAAATCCAACTTCCATAATATCTACCCCTAATCGTTCTAAAGCAAAAGCAATTTGCAATTTTTCCTTTACGTTTAAACTCGCTTGTAGAGCCTGTTCACCGTCCCGTAAAGTTGTATCGAAAATAATGACTTGTTGACTCATGATCATCTACATCTCATGAATGTTAAGATGGATATGTATATAATATTTTAATTTAATGGCATACTAATTGTGAACCAATAATATCAGATTTTAAATAATAATTTATTACATTAAATTTATTTTAAGTCTATTAAATATCGTTTGTCAACTATTAATACTATTGGAAGTAAAATGTTAATATAATAGAGTTATAATATTTAAGATTTATTTTTTGTGTTATCATTATCGACGATGACAAAATTTTTTATGAATTTTTAGATTGTAAACGTGCAAATTCTATATTTTGAATATAAGATATGAAATATATTCCAATTGCAGTTCATATAAACACTGAGTAGTATGAAACATAGAAAATTGTATGTCTAATAGTTTTTTATTATTAAGTATTTTTGTTCATGAAATACACTATATGTGTGCACCTGTATTTTTTTTATTATTATATATATGTTCTATATTCACTACAGTCATAAAAGCGTATTGCTAAATGAAGCGATTCAATCATTGAATATTAAAGCAAAAGGAATATATATTGACGGAACGTTTGGTTCAGGAGGTCATTCTAAATTAATTTTATCTCAATTAAATAAACGAGGTCGTTTGTTAGCAATAGATAAAGATTTATTGGCTGTAAAAATTGGAAAGTGCATTGCTGAACAAGATGATAGATTTACTATAATACATAGTTCATTTTCCAAAATGATCAAACATGTTAAAAATATAGGATTAATTGGATCAGTGGATGGTATTTTACTAGATTTAGGGATCAGTACATTTCAGATAAATGATTGTAGTAGAGGATTTTCGTTCATGCAAGATGGTCTACTGGATATGCGGATGGATATTAGTAGTGGAATATCTGCTGCTGAATGGTTATCGAAGGCGTCTCAAGAAAATATTACTTGGGTTTTAAAAACTTTTGGAGAAGAACGATTCGCAAAAAATATCGCTAAAGTTATAGTATCTAAAAGACGATACACGCCTATTATACGCTCGATTGTTTTATCTAAATTAATCTGCGATGCTATTCCGCATCGCAATATGAATAAGCATCCTGCAACTAAAAGTTTTCTAGCAATCAGAATGTTCATTAATAACGAACTAGAAGAAATAATGCAAGTATTAAAAGATGCATTGGTCATATTGTCTCCACGAGGCAGATTGGTAGTAATTAGTTTTAATTCTCTAGAAGATCGATTGGTAAAATACTTCATTCGTGAACATAGTTGTATTTTATCTATTCCTCCCAAGCTTCCATTAACAAATAATCAAATATTTAGTAAATATCAAAATAAGTGTCAATTAAAAAATATAGGAAAATTAACACCTTCGAAACAAGAAATTAAAAGAAATATACGTGCTCGTAGTGCGATATTACGTTGCGCGGAAAAATTGGTTATCTAAATATGACGGAAAAGAAACAATATAACCTTGTTAACATTATTTATGATGATTTATACTTATATAGTAAGTGGCAATTGCTTTTATTATTGTTAGTATTAATATCAGCAATGTTGGTTGTTTTAGTAACTTATCAAACTAGATCTATGATTATAGATCGCGAAAAACTTGTGTTGGAAAAAAATAATTTGGATACTGAATGGAGAAGTTTAATTCTTGAAGAAAAAATATTATCTCACCATAATCGTATTGAACGTATCGCAATGGATAAATTACAAATGCATTACGCGGAACTAACTCAAGATAATATATTGTACTAATCTATAAAAATTTGTCTATGTGATAAATAACAAAACATTATTTAAAAATGGTTGTAGCTCATCATGTGATGATACAATTTATGTTATATGAAGTGTAGACCTTACAATTTTAAAATAATCTTAAATAGCAAACGTTTTAATTTATTGTATAGTTGTATTTTTTTTGTATTAATTATTTTGCTGTTAAGATTATCTTTTTTGCAAATTATTTATTCTGATCAGCTAATTAATGAAGGTAACATGCGTTCGTTACGCGTGCAAAGCACACTCTCTACTCGTGGTATTATTACTGATAGAATGGGTCAACTATTGGCAATTAGTATACCGGCTGATTCGGTTTGGATTGATCCTCAAGAAATTAGTAAGAATGGCGGTATTACTGCTGATATACGTCGTTGGACGGAATTATCTGAGGTATTATCCATATCATCAGATAAACTATCATCGCTCATTAATAATCATACTACAGATCATTTTTTGTATTTAGCACGACAGATTGATCCCGCTATTTCTAAATACATTAGTCAACTTAAATTACCAGGAGTATATTTGCAACAAGGATCAAAAAGATATTACCCTGCTGGGTGTGCAACTGCACATTTGGTAGGAGTAACAGATATAGATAGCCAAGGGATTGAAGGCATAGAAAAAAGTTTTGATGCTTGCTTGACTGGTCAACCCGAAACAAGAGCAATACGAAAAGATAGATTTGGTCGATCAATTGAAGAAATTACTTTGAATAACGGTCAAGCTTCTCAAAATATTATTCTCAGTATCGACGAACGTCTGCAACATTTAGCATACCGTGAATTAAATAATGCTGTACATATAAATAAAGCAGAATCCGGAAGTATAGTTTTGATAGATATCAATACCGGAGAAATTCTAGCTATGACAAACAGTCCGTCATATAATCCAAACAATTTTTTGTCCATTGTTAATAAGTCTGTTATGCGTAACCGTGCTATTACTGATGCATTTGAACCAGGTTCTACAGTGAAACCTATTGTAATTATGGCTGCATTAAAACATAAGATAATCACAAAAGACACTATTATGAATACATCACCTTATATAGTGAATGGGCATCAAATTAAGGATGTATTATATCGTAGAACATTGACTATTAGAGAGATATTACAAAAGTCTAGTAATGTTGGTGTTTCTAAATTAGCATTAGCTATGCCTGCAGCAGTTTTAGTCAACACATATTCAAATTTTGGAATGGGTAAATCAACAAATATAGGTTTAGTGGGAGAAAGTAACGGGATATATCCATATAATAGATGTTGGTCAGATATAGAACGCGCCACCTTTTCTTATGGATATGGTTTAATGATTACTCCGTTACAATTAGCTAAAGTTTATGCTACTATTGGTGGAATGGGAATATCTCGACCACTTTCTATTATACGAGTTGATTCTTCTTCGGTATTAGGAAATCAAGTTTTTCCAAGATCTTTAGTGCGAACTGTTTTAGACATGATGGAAAATGTGTCATTGCCAAGTGGTGGTTGTCAATCCGCAATTAAAGGATATAAGGTTGCTGTAAAAACCGGGACTGTTAAGATAGTTGGATCACATGGAAAATATATTAATAAGTATATTGCATGTACTGCTGGAGTAGCTCCAGCGAGTAATCCCAGATTTGCTTTAGCAGTAGTAATAAATGATCCTAAAAATGGTCATTATTATGGAAGTATGGTATCTGCACCAGTTTTTAGTGCAGTGATGGGTCATGCATTAAAAATCATGAACGTAATGCCAGATTTTTTGCAGTAATTTTATAAGCAATCAGGTCTCTTTGAGAAAATTATATGTGTGATTCACGTAATTTATATAAATTATTTATTCCATATGTTTTTAATAATCCTACTAGTCCTGCATTGACGGGGATGGAATTGGATAGTCGTAACATTGTATTGGGAAATTTATTTGTAGCAGTTAAAGGTTCTAAGACTGATGGGAGATCATATATTGACTATGCGATCAAAAAGGGAGCTTCGGCAGTTTTATTAGAATCTTGGAATGATATGACAATATCTAAAAAATATAGTTATCATTTAAAAAAAATACCTGTGGTCTATGTTAATCATTTGCCACGGTATTTGTCCGATATAGCAGGTAGTTTTTATAATCATCCGTCACGTTTTTTGGATTTAATTGGTGTTACTGGCACCAATGGGAAAACTACTATAACGCATTTGTTAGCTCGTTGGGCCCAATTATTAGGGGAAAAAAGTGCTGTGATGGGTACTTTAGGTAACGGAATGTTAAATAATATGTTTTTGTCTTATAATACAACATGCTCTTCCATTGATGCTCAAAAAATATTAGCTCAGTTTGTTAAAGATAAGATTACGTTTGTTGCTATGGAGGTGTCATCACATGGATTAAATCAATATCGTGTGGATGCTTTATATTTTAAAGCAGCTATATTTACTAATTTAAGCCATGATCACTTAGATTATCATGGTAACGTTATGCAATACTCTATGTCTAAATGGCGATTATTTGATGAATTATGTGTAGAAAAATATATAATTAATGCTGATGATCCCATTGGTTGTCGATGGTTATATTATTTGCCTCAAGCGATCGCAGTGACAATAACAAGCAATTTACCATGTTTTTGGAAAGGTAAATGGATACGTGTGGTTAAGGTCAATTATCATATTCATGGCACGGATATAATTTTTGATTCAAGTTGGGGGCATGGAGTAATTTATAGTCAATTATTAGGAGAATTCAACGTTAGCAATTTATTATTAGCCTTAGGTACGTTATTAGTATTAGGGTATCCTCTGTCATTATTGGTACATACTTCATCTCAATTACAAGCGGTAGCTGGTAGAATGGAAGTATTTCGTTCTCATGGATACCCGACGGTTATAGTAGATTATGCGCATACTCCGGATGCGTTAGAAAAAGTTCTAATTTCAATTAGACGATTTTATTATTATGGCCAACTGTGGTGTGTTTTTGGTTGCGGAGGCGATAGAGATCGAAGTAAACGTGCTTTAATGGGTTGTATTGTAAGCCGATATGCTGATCATATAATTATTACCAATGATAATCCGCGCACGGAAGAACCACAATCGATTATAAATGATATTGCTCGTGGCATAACACACCCAAAAAAAATCATCAAAATTATTGAAAATCGTTACTGTGCGATACAGACTGCTATTTTCAAGGCATCTTTAGAAGATGTAATATTAATTTCTGGAAAAGGTCATGAAAAATACCAAATTATCGGAAATAATCGCATATATCATTCTGATCAAGACATAGTAGAAAATTTTTTAAAGAACGATGTTATTTTATGATTCCATTTAGTTTGCATGAAATAGCGCCAGTTTTAAACG from Candidatus Blochmanniella camponoti includes the following:
- the ftsL gene encoding cell division protein FtsL — translated: MTEKKQYNLVNIIYDDLYLYSKWQLLLLLLVLISAMLVVLVTYQTRSMIIDREKLVLEKNNLDTEWRSLILEEKILSHHNRIERIAMDKLQMHYAELTQDNILY
- the leuD gene encoding 3-isopropylmalate dehydratase small subunit — protein: MIQFTQHTGIVLPLDISDIDTDTIIPKQFLQATTRSDFGLYLFFNWRFLENTPQILNPNFVLNDPHYKHATILLTRRNFGCGSSREHAVWALMDYGFKVIIAPSFADIFHKNSFNNRLLLITLSELKINDLFKEISTQKKGISFTVNLHEQMIYVHNKKKYFFEINDFHRRCMLNKIDNISLTLQYDAAIKKYENNQPSYLK
- the leuC gene encoding 3-isopropylmalate dehydratase large subunit; its protein translation is MGKSLYQKLYDAHIVYENKDDVPILYIDRHLLHEVTSPQAFEALRLKKRIVRQPNKTFATMDHNVPTTTTNINHSGSMAKEQLDRLTKNCKDFGITLFGLNHPYQGIVHVLAPEQGITLPGMTIVCGDSHTATHGAFGALAFGIGTSEIEHVLATQTLQQIRYKSMQINLSGIIAPQITAKDIILAIIGKIGHGGGSGHVVEFCGPIITLLSMEERMTLCNMAIEMGATSALIAPDRTTYDYLKNRKFSPTGKDWKQALLYWKTLYSDHDAHFDKKFDFDVSNVNPQVTWGTNPSQVISIDQPIPSIESFIDPIERNSAERALIYMKLQSNTYLTDVSIDKVFIGSCTNSRIEDLRVAAQTIKGHHISKNTQAIVVPGSKLVKNQAEKEGLNKIFIQAGFEWRLPGCSMCLAMNNDRLEAGERCASTSNRNFEGRQGRGSRTHLVSPAMAAAAAIAGRFVDIRKFK
- the ftsI gene encoding peptidoglycan glycosyltransferase FtsI, with the protein product MKCRPYNFKIILNSKRFNLLYSCIFFVLIILLLRLSFLQIIYSDQLINEGNMRSLRVQSTLSTRGIITDRMGQLLAISIPADSVWIDPQEISKNGGITADIRRWTELSEVLSISSDKLSSLINNHTTDHFLYLARQIDPAISKYISQLKLPGVYLQQGSKRYYPAGCATAHLVGVTDIDSQGIEGIEKSFDACLTGQPETRAIRKDRFGRSIEEITLNNGQASQNIILSIDERLQHLAYRELNNAVHINKAESGSIVLIDINTGEILAMTNSPSYNPNNFLSIVNKSVMRNRAITDAFEPGSTVKPIVIMAALKHKIITKDTIMNTSPYIVNGHQIKDVLYRRTLTIREILQKSSNVGVSKLALAMPAAVLVNTYSNFGMGKSTNIGLVGESNGIYPYNRCWSDIERATFSYGYGLMITPLQLAKVYATIGGMGISRPLSIIRVDSSSVLGNQVFPRSLVRTVLDMMENVSLPSGGCQSAIKGYKVAVKTGTVKIVGSHGKYINKYIACTAGVAPASNPRFALAVVINDPKNGHYYGSMVSAPVFSAVMGHALKIMNVMPDFLQ
- the leuB gene encoding 3-isopropylmalate dehydrogenase yields the protein MNDNYHIAVLPGDGIGPETTRQVYKILNVIKKQFQINIVTTEHKIGGDAINSEGTPFPNSTLKYCEQSDAILFGAVGGPQWTHLKGSARPEQGALLALRKHFNLFANLRPIYLSGALKELSPLNINMIPNGIDIIFVRELTGGIYFGKPQGRSGTGLNEYAFDTAVYHRFEIERIANIAFKLAQKRRKRVASIDKANVLHTSMLWREVVSHLAKNYPDVELEHLYIDNASMQLISNPSKFDIILCPNLFGDILSDECAMISGSIGMLPSASINEDNFGLYEPSGGSAPDIAGKNIANPIAHILSVALLFRHSLKLDYIAIEIEKAVAQALMLGYRTIDIAKKHEKSISTNEMGDIIAALIKNEREK
- the rsmH gene encoding 16S rRNA (cytosine(1402)-N(4))-methyltransferase RsmH — its product is MFYIHYSHKSVLLNEAIQSLNIKAKGIYIDGTFGSGGHSKLILSQLNKRGRLLAIDKDLLAVKIGKCIAEQDDRFTIIHSSFSKMIKHVKNIGLIGSVDGILLDLGISTFQINDCSRGFSFMQDGLLDMRMDISSGISAAEWLSKASQENITWVLKTFGEERFAKNIAKVIVSKRRYTPIIRSIVLSKLICDAIPHRNMNKHPATKSFLAIRMFINNELEEIMQVLKDALVILSPRGRLVVISFNSLEDRLVKYFIREHSCILSIPPKLPLTNNQIFSKYQNKCQLKNIGKLTPSKQEIKRNIRARSAILRCAEKLVI
- the leuA gene encoding 2-isopropylmalate synthase, with the translated sequence MSQQVIIFDTTLRDGEQALQASLNVKEKLQIAFALERLGVDIMEVGFPISSPGDFESVHTIAQQIKNSLVCALARCIDNDIDIAAEALKVAKNFRIHIFLPTSNVHIQSKLKKNFDQIIDMAVHAIRYARKYTDDIEFSCEDAGRTNIDNLCRIVEIAIQSGASTINIPDTVGYTTPYQFGQIITSLYNRVPNIDKAIISVHCHDDLGMAVGNSISAIQAGARQIEGTINGIGERAGNTALEEIIMAIKVRENLLKVHTNVRCQEIYRASQVVSQLCNIPIPANKAIVGSNAFSHSAGIHQDGILKNRKNYEIMTPETIGLKDVKLNLTSRSGRAAVKHHMKTMGYQESDYDMDKLYDVFLELADKKGQVFDYDLEALAFINNQQEQSEFFRLKCFHVDSSSSGIAHASVKLYCGNNTCTHSASGNGPIDAIYEALTHISKLSINLERYQLNAKGHGRNALGQVDIVVSYKGRNFHGVGLDTDVIESSVKAMIHVLNNIWRAKQVIIQRKYIKNNNQ
- the murE gene encoding UDP-N-acetylmuramoyl-L-alanyl-D-glutamate--2,6-diaminopimelate ligase encodes the protein MCDSRNLYKLFIPYVFNNPTSPALTGMELDSRNIVLGNLFVAVKGSKTDGRSYIDYAIKKGASAVLLESWNDMTISKKYSYHLKKIPVVYVNHLPRYLSDIAGSFYNHPSRFLDLIGVTGTNGKTTITHLLARWAQLLGEKSAVMGTLGNGMLNNMFLSYNTTCSSIDAQKILAQFVKDKITFVAMEVSSHGLNQYRVDALYFKAAIFTNLSHDHLDYHGNVMQYSMSKWRLFDELCVEKYIINADDPIGCRWLYYLPQAIAVTITSNLPCFWKGKWIRVVKVNYHIHGTDIIFDSSWGHGVIYSQLLGEFNVSNLLLALGTLLVLGYPLSLLVHTSSQLQAVAGRMEVFRSHGYPTVIVDYAHTPDALEKVLISIRRFYYYGQLWCVFGCGGDRDRSKRALMGCIVSRYADHIIITNDNPRTEEPQSIINDIARGITHPKKIIKIIENRYCAIQTAIFKASLEDVILISGKGHEKYQIIGNNRIYHSDQDIVENFLKNDVIL